From one Malus sylvestris chromosome 1, drMalSylv7.2, whole genome shotgun sequence genomic stretch:
- the LOC126588912 gene encoding uncharacterized protein LOC126588912 isoform X1: MGRRKQRRPHRSGGVVLESRSNADQAELDGIKISNGESGKNELDKVDEPYFVEVDRSCWVSDEHLDIAEVVLTNLNFGEGFSGDGLSGDFNQDDYSLRFRVCNVNEFIGRMKLGHWPVLSSADISLEFIKCPTEDTGECSVILSGSFDGPDEGISGLVHLASLRFMTLRPVQWVVSIDMSTITIRVEILKRAFDACQSLLDMTRQVWKKSMRNVMGWLHPEVMTSEARYGVSKSTEMEIDLHTENGYANSDPSKLARFDVSGFYEAIKRSKADAMLQADMPDLLPELKPYQRRAAYWMVHREKGYAESPVEKGNSQFISPLCLPLEFLDTCSKMFYNPFSGNVSLHPENDSAYVCGGILADEMGMGKTVELLACIFAHPKSADEDNIFADSESQATEDQKINLKRLKRERVECVCGAVSENMSYTGLWVQCDICDAWQHADCVGYSADGKSIKSNEASQKHLKRKNTTTVVERDGKYICQLCSELIQATNSPVATAATLIICPASILLQWHSEIIRHTRAGSLKTCIYEGVRETSFSNASEIDISELVSADIVLTTYDVLKEDLSHDSDRHEGDRRLMRFHKRYPVVPTVLTRIFWWRVCLDEAQMVENNAAAATEMAMRLYTKHRWCITGTPIQRKLDDLYGLLRFLKACPFDGSRWWVEVIRDPYERKDVAAREFAHKFFKKIMWRSLKVHVADELELPPQEECLSWLTLSPIEEHFYQRQHETCVSYAREVIDNLKDDIRKREVRGCLASNDSSDPLITHAEAGKLLNTLLKLRQACCHPQVGSFGLRSLQQSPMTMEEILMVLVGKTKVEGEEALRRSVVALNGLAGIAILEQNFTQALSLYKEALDLAEEHNEDFRLDPLLSIHIYHNLADILPLATNCCPSKEQLPGSSREMASKIQGIETCEQHVAKRQKLCGKEEIANDASNSLEGTSELSDNVPAAHQECDNGPQPSCSSFSDASLRIAFDNIKQKYLSVFSSKLSMAQQEFTKSYTQVCNAISDRKDLSTVWWLEALLHAEKNIDLSRDLMRKIEEALVGTLNNGKSSRIASRFRSISGLKYHMQTGLDQLAASRKTLLDRLLEIDQTMENPKEEDIHRVRNCRNCKGCDDGPLCVLCELDELFRDYEARLFRSEKVGGGTATCAEEAVALQKKNSELNRFYQNLSQPNKESTSSNSNKESKKRDAGKVVVSKAPSELEVVLGVIRNHCKAQLGRDGTSEATKHLHALEGMRKEYPHARSLAIAQAQILQAYDELNMATSRLRLAEDEDDKALDALSEEELPSASVLYTSDKFTSLNSLSVVKGKLRYLKGLVQAKQKVPLQSPNPSSVAEGAATIPTSTEQKNVCIPTGDKETCPVCQDPLTIRKMVFPCGHLTCCKCLFAITERNNKVQDKWVKCPTCRQHTDVGNIAYADDGQSETSTSSVLHTTESREMSEASVMVQGSYGTKIEAVTRRILWIKSTDPEAKVLVFSSWHDVLDVLEHAFAANDITHVRMKGGRKSQVAISEFKGEKIGAKGNHKIRGQKEQRSFQVLLLLIQHGANGLNLLEAKHVILVEPLLNPAVEAQAISRVHRIGQKSKTIAHRFIVKDTVEESIYKLNKSRNSTAFIGNTKNQDQPFFTLKDIESLFATVPPPVPETRGKATEVPNENPTESLRHLPPSVAAAIAAEKRHKEQHASSL, translated from the exons ATGGGTAGAAGGAAGCAAAGGAGGCCCCACCGATCCGGTGGGGTTGTATTGGAGAGTCGCAGCAATGCTGATCAGGCAGAATTGGATGGAATCAAGATTTCAAATGGGGAATCAGGAAAGAATGAACTGGATAAAGTTGATGAGCCGTATTTTGTGGAAGTTGATCGGTCTTGTTGGGTTTCGGACGAGCACCTTGATATTGCTGAAGttgttttgacaaatttgaatttcggagaagggttttctggtgatGGATTGAGTGGGGATTTTAATCAGGATGATTACTCATTAAGGTTTCGAGTGTGCAACGTGAATGAGTTTATTGGCCGTATGAAGTTAGGCCATTGGCCTGTATTATCCTCTGCTGATATTTCTTTGGAATTCATTAAGTGTCCAACAGAGGATACGGGCGAGTGCTCAGTGATTTTATCAGGGAGTTTTGATGGACCGGATGAAGGTATCTCTGGTCTTGTTCACTTGGCTAGTTTGAGGTTTATGACCCTAAGGCCAGTTCAGTGGGTTGTGTCGATTGATATGTCCACCATCACGATTAGGGTGGAGATACTTAAGCGTGCGTTTGATGCTTGTCAGTCACTTCTGGACATGACTAGGCAAGTCTGGAAAAAAAGTATGAGGAATGTCATGGGTTGGCTTCATCCAGAAGTAATGACATCAGAGGCTAGGTACGGAGTCAGTAAATCAACAGAAATGGAAATTGATTTGCATACTGAAAATGGATATGCTAATTCAGACCCTAGTAAACTAGCAAGGTTTGATGTCTCTGGGTTCTATGAAGCCATTAAGCGATCAAA AGCAGATGCAATGCTTCAAGCTGACATGCCCGATTTGCTTCCTGAGTTGAAGCCCTATCAGCGCCGTGCAGCTTACTGGATGGTACATAGAGAGAAAGGATATGCAGAAAGTCCGGTCGAAAAGGGAAACAGTCAGTTCATATCACCTTTATGTTTGCCCTTGGAATTTCTTGACACATGTTCAAAAATGTTCTACAACCCATTCAG TGGAAATGTTTCGTTGCACCCAGAGAATGATTCAGCTTATGTCTGTGGTGGTATTCTTGCTG ATGAGATGGGCATGGGGAAAACTGTTGAACTTCTTGCTTGTATATTTGCGCATCCGAAGTCGGCAGATGAAGACAACATATTTGCTGATTCTGAATCTCAAGCTACCGAAGATCAGAAAATCAATCTTAAAAGATTAAAAAGGGAGCGAGTTGAATGTGTATGTGGAGCTGTGAGTGAAAATATGTCATACACAGGATTATGGGTACAGTGTGACATATGCGATGCATGGCAACATGCAGACTGTGTGGGTTATTCAGCTGATGGAAAATCCATCAAATCCAATGAGGCCTCTCAAAAGCACCTGAAGAGGAAAAATACAACCACTGTAGTTGAAAGAGATGGAAAATATATTTGCCAGCTGTGCTCAGAACTGATACAGGCTACTAACTCTCCTGTGGCTACTGCTGCCACTCTTATAATTTGTCCAGCTTCTATTTTGCTCCAATGGCATTCTGAAATTATACG TCATACCCGTGCAGGTTCTTTAAAAACATGTATCTATGAAGGTGTGAGGGAGACTTCTTTTTCAAACGCGTCGGAAATTGATATCAGTGAACTTGTTAGCGCTGACATTGTATTGACAACATATGATGTGCTTAAAGAGGACCTGTCACACGACTCTGATAGGCATGAAGGTGATCGGCGCTTGATGAGATTCCATAAAAG GTACCCTGTTGTTCCAACTGTTCTGACCAGAATATTCTGGTGGAGAGTTTGTTTGGATGAGGCTCAAATGGTGGAGAATAATGCTGCTGCGGCCACAGAAATGGCTATGCGGTTATATACTAAGCACCGTTGGTGCATTACAGGGACTCCTATTCAACGTAAACTTGATGACTTATATGGACTTCTACGATTTCTCAAAGCATGCCCATTTGATGGTTCTAGGTGGTGGGTTGAAGTTATACGAGATCCATATGAG AGGAAAGATGTGGCAGCTAGGGAATTTGCACATAAATTTTTCAAGAAAATTATGTGGCGATCTTTGAAAGTGCATGTTGCAGATGAGTTGGAGCTTCCTCCTCAGGAGGAGTGCCTCTCTTGGCTCACTTTATCTCCAATAGAAGAACACTTTTACCAAAGGCAACACGAAACTTGTGTGAGTTATGCCCGAGAAGTCATTGACAATCTGAAAGATGATATTCGAAAAAGAGAAGTCAGAG GATGCTTAGCATCTAATGATTCATCAGATCCACTCATCACACACGCAGAGGCAGGAAAGCTTCTGAATACACTGTTGAAGCTTCGCCAAGCCTGCTGCCACCCTCAAGTAGGAAGCTTTGGGCTTCGTTCTCTGCAACAGTCACCCATGACTATGGAGGAAATACTAATG GTTCTTGTAGGTAAAACAAAGGTAGAAGGAGAGGAAGCGCTTAGGAGGTCAGTCGTCGCTCTCAATGGGCTTGCCGGGATAGCTATACTCGAACAAAACTTCACCCAAGCTCTATCCTTGTACAAGGAAGCGCTGGATTTAGCTGAAGAGCACAATGAGGATTTCCGCCTGGACCCTTTGTTGAGTATCCACATTTATCATAATCTTGCTGATATACTTCCTTTGGCAACAAACTGCTGCCCTTCAAAAGAACAGCTTCCTGGGAGCTCTAGGGAAATGGCCTCCAAGATACAGGGCATTGAAACTTGTGAACAACATGTAGCGAAGAGGCAAAAACTTTGTGGGAAAGAAGAAATCGCCAATGATGCCAGTAACTCACTGGAAGGTACATCTGAATTATCAGATAATGTTCCTGCTGCTCACCAAGAATGCGATAATGGGCCCCAGCCATCATGTAGTTCTTTCAGTGATGCATCTTTGAGAATAGCCTTTGACAATATTAAACAGAAGTACTTGTCTGTATTCAGTTCAAAGCTATCCATGGCTCAACAAGAGTTTACCAAGTCTTACACACAG GTTTGCAATGCAATCAGCGACAGAAAAGATCTAAGTACAGTTTGGTGGTTGGAAGCCCTTCTTCATGCTGAAAAGAACATAGACCTCTCTAGGGATTTGATGAGAAAGATTGAAGAGGCCCTTGTAGGAACTCTAAACAATGGGAAGTCATCGAGAATTGCCTCTCG TTTCCGAAGCATAAGTGGCCTGAAGTATCATATGCAGACTGGTTTGGACCAATTAGCAGCATCTAGGAAGACGTTGCTTGATCGACTTTTAGAAATTGATCAGACAATGGAGAATCCAAAGGAGGAGGATATTCACCGCGTGAGAAACTGTCGAAATTGCAAGGGTTGTGATGATGGTCCTTTGTGTGTTCTCTGTGAACTAGATGAATTGTTTCGG GACTATGAAGCAAGGCTCTTTCGTAGTGAAAAAGTAGGCGGAGGGACAGCTACATGTGCTGAAGAGGCTGTGGCTTTGCAGAAGAAGAACTCTGAACTTAATCGTTTTTATCAGAATTTGTCGCAGCCAAATAAAGAGTCAACATCATCCAATTCTAATAAAGAGTCAAAGAAGAGAGATGCTGGAAAAGTTGTG GTTTCAAAAGCTCCATCTGAATTAGAGGTTGTTCTTGGAGTTATAAGAAATCATTGCAAGGCCCAATTAGGGAGGGACGGTACATCAGAAGCCACAAAGCACCTCCACGCTCTTGAG GGCATGCGCAAAGAGTATCCCCATGCAAGATCCTTGGCAATAGCCCAAGCTCAAATTCTACAAGCTTATGATGAGCTTAACATGGCAACTTCAAGATTGCGCCTAGCAGAAGATGAGGATGATAAAGCTCTTGATGCTTTAAGTGAAGAAGAATTACCTTCAGCTAGCGTCCTATATACTAGCGACAAGTTCACATCCTTAAATTCGTTGTCTGTTGTAAAAGGGAAACTTCGTTATTTAAAG GGTCTGGTACAAGCTAAACAAAAGGTGCCGTTGCAAAGTCCAAATCCTTCCTCGGTAGCTGAAGGGGCAGCCACTATTCCAACATCTACAGAACAGAAAAATGTATGCATACCTACAGGCGATAAAGAAACATGCCCGGTTTGTCAAGATCCATTAACCATTCGGAAGATGGTTTTTCCGTGTGGGCATCTTACATGCTGTAAAT GTTTATTTGCAATTACTGAACGGAATAACAAGGTTCAAGATAAGTGGGTAAAATGCCCAACATGTAGACAACATACTGATGTTGGAAACATTGCTTATGCTGATGATGGACAGAGTGAAACTAGTACTTCTTCTGTGCTTCATACAACCGAAAGTCGTGAAATGTCTGAAGCATCTGTTATGGTACAAGGTTCATATGGAACAAAG ATTGAAGCAGTGACAAGAAGAATACTGTGGATAAAGTCTACAGATCCAGAGGCTAAAGTTCTTGTTTTCTCAAGCTGGCATGATGTGCTCGATGTATTGGAGCATGCCTTCGCTGCTAATGACATTACGCATGTTCGGATGAAAGGAGGAAG GAAATCACAAGTTGCCATTAGCGAATTTAAAGGCGAAAAGATAGGTGCAAAAGGAAATCACAAGATACGTGGACAGAAAGAGCAAAGATCTTTCCAAGTGTTACTGCTCCTGATTCAACATGGAGCTAACGGCCTCAATCTTCTGGAAGCGAAGCATGTTATTCTTGTCGAGCCGCTTCTCAATCCAGCAGTAGAAGCACAGGCGATCAGTCGGGTCCACCGAATCGGACAGAAAAGCAAAACCATAGCTCATCGTTTCATA
- the LOC126588912 gene encoding uncharacterized protein LOC126588912 isoform X2 has translation MSLGSMKPLSDQNAMLQADMPDLLPELKPYQRRAAYWMVHREKGYAESPVEKGNSQFISPLCLPLEFLDTCSKMFYNPFSGNVSLHPENDSAYVCGGILADEMGMGKTVELLACIFAHPKSADEDNIFADSESQATEDQKINLKRLKRERVECVCGAVSENMSYTGLWVQCDICDAWQHADCVGYSADGKSIKSNEASQKHLKRKNTTTVVERDGKYICQLCSELIQATNSPVATAATLIICPASILLQWHSEIIRHTRAGSLKTCIYEGVRETSFSNASEIDISELVSADIVLTTYDVLKEDLSHDSDRHEGDRRLMRFHKRYPVVPTVLTRIFWWRVCLDEAQMVENNAAAATEMAMRLYTKHRWCITGTPIQRKLDDLYGLLRFLKACPFDGSRWWVEVIRDPYERKDVAAREFAHKFFKKIMWRSLKVHVADELELPPQEECLSWLTLSPIEEHFYQRQHETCVSYAREVIDNLKDDIRKREVRGCLASNDSSDPLITHAEAGKLLNTLLKLRQACCHPQVGSFGLRSLQQSPMTMEEILMVLVGKTKVEGEEALRRSVVALNGLAGIAILEQNFTQALSLYKEALDLAEEHNEDFRLDPLLSIHIYHNLADILPLATNCCPSKEQLPGSSREMASKIQGIETCEQHVAKRQKLCGKEEIANDASNSLEGTSELSDNVPAAHQECDNGPQPSCSSFSDASLRIAFDNIKQKYLSVFSSKLSMAQQEFTKSYTQVCNAISDRKDLSTVWWLEALLHAEKNIDLSRDLMRKIEEALVGTLNNGKSSRIASRFRSISGLKYHMQTGLDQLAASRKTLLDRLLEIDQTMENPKEEDIHRVRNCRNCKGCDDGPLCVLCELDELFRDYEARLFRSEKVGGGTATCAEEAVALQKKNSELNRFYQNLSQPNKESTSSNSNKESKKRDAGKVVVSKAPSELEVVLGVIRNHCKAQLGRDGTSEATKHLHALEGMRKEYPHARSLAIAQAQILQAYDELNMATSRLRLAEDEDDKALDALSEEELPSASVLYTSDKFTSLNSLSVVKGKLRYLKGLVQAKQKVPLQSPNPSSVAEGAATIPTSTEQKNVCIPTGDKETCPVCQDPLTIRKMVFPCGHLTCCKCLFAITERNNKVQDKWVKCPTCRQHTDVGNIAYADDGQSETSTSSVLHTTESREMSEASVMVQGSYGTKIEAVTRRILWIKSTDPEAKVLVFSSWHDVLDVLEHAFAANDITHVRMKGGRKSQVAISEFKGEKIGAKGNHKIRGQKEQRSFQVLLLLIQHGANGLNLLEAKHVILVEPLLNPAVEAQAISRVHRIGQKSKTIAHRFIVKDTVEESIYKLNKSRNSTAFIGNTKNQDQPFFTLKDIESLFATVPPPVPETRGKATEVPNENPTESLRHLPPSVAAAIAAEKRHKEQHASSL, from the exons ATGTCTCTGGGTTCTATGAAGCCATTAAGCGATCAAA ATGCAATGCTTCAAGCTGACATGCCCGATTTGCTTCCTGAGTTGAAGCCCTATCAGCGCCGTGCAGCTTACTGGATGGTACATAGAGAGAAAGGATATGCAGAAAGTCCGGTCGAAAAGGGAAACAGTCAGTTCATATCACCTTTATGTTTGCCCTTGGAATTTCTTGACACATGTTCAAAAATGTTCTACAACCCATTCAG TGGAAATGTTTCGTTGCACCCAGAGAATGATTCAGCTTATGTCTGTGGTGGTATTCTTGCTG ATGAGATGGGCATGGGGAAAACTGTTGAACTTCTTGCTTGTATATTTGCGCATCCGAAGTCGGCAGATGAAGACAACATATTTGCTGATTCTGAATCTCAAGCTACCGAAGATCAGAAAATCAATCTTAAAAGATTAAAAAGGGAGCGAGTTGAATGTGTATGTGGAGCTGTGAGTGAAAATATGTCATACACAGGATTATGGGTACAGTGTGACATATGCGATGCATGGCAACATGCAGACTGTGTGGGTTATTCAGCTGATGGAAAATCCATCAAATCCAATGAGGCCTCTCAAAAGCACCTGAAGAGGAAAAATACAACCACTGTAGTTGAAAGAGATGGAAAATATATTTGCCAGCTGTGCTCAGAACTGATACAGGCTACTAACTCTCCTGTGGCTACTGCTGCCACTCTTATAATTTGTCCAGCTTCTATTTTGCTCCAATGGCATTCTGAAATTATACG TCATACCCGTGCAGGTTCTTTAAAAACATGTATCTATGAAGGTGTGAGGGAGACTTCTTTTTCAAACGCGTCGGAAATTGATATCAGTGAACTTGTTAGCGCTGACATTGTATTGACAACATATGATGTGCTTAAAGAGGACCTGTCACACGACTCTGATAGGCATGAAGGTGATCGGCGCTTGATGAGATTCCATAAAAG GTACCCTGTTGTTCCAACTGTTCTGACCAGAATATTCTGGTGGAGAGTTTGTTTGGATGAGGCTCAAATGGTGGAGAATAATGCTGCTGCGGCCACAGAAATGGCTATGCGGTTATATACTAAGCACCGTTGGTGCATTACAGGGACTCCTATTCAACGTAAACTTGATGACTTATATGGACTTCTACGATTTCTCAAAGCATGCCCATTTGATGGTTCTAGGTGGTGGGTTGAAGTTATACGAGATCCATATGAG AGGAAAGATGTGGCAGCTAGGGAATTTGCACATAAATTTTTCAAGAAAATTATGTGGCGATCTTTGAAAGTGCATGTTGCAGATGAGTTGGAGCTTCCTCCTCAGGAGGAGTGCCTCTCTTGGCTCACTTTATCTCCAATAGAAGAACACTTTTACCAAAGGCAACACGAAACTTGTGTGAGTTATGCCCGAGAAGTCATTGACAATCTGAAAGATGATATTCGAAAAAGAGAAGTCAGAG GATGCTTAGCATCTAATGATTCATCAGATCCACTCATCACACACGCAGAGGCAGGAAAGCTTCTGAATACACTGTTGAAGCTTCGCCAAGCCTGCTGCCACCCTCAAGTAGGAAGCTTTGGGCTTCGTTCTCTGCAACAGTCACCCATGACTATGGAGGAAATACTAATG GTTCTTGTAGGTAAAACAAAGGTAGAAGGAGAGGAAGCGCTTAGGAGGTCAGTCGTCGCTCTCAATGGGCTTGCCGGGATAGCTATACTCGAACAAAACTTCACCCAAGCTCTATCCTTGTACAAGGAAGCGCTGGATTTAGCTGAAGAGCACAATGAGGATTTCCGCCTGGACCCTTTGTTGAGTATCCACATTTATCATAATCTTGCTGATATACTTCCTTTGGCAACAAACTGCTGCCCTTCAAAAGAACAGCTTCCTGGGAGCTCTAGGGAAATGGCCTCCAAGATACAGGGCATTGAAACTTGTGAACAACATGTAGCGAAGAGGCAAAAACTTTGTGGGAAAGAAGAAATCGCCAATGATGCCAGTAACTCACTGGAAGGTACATCTGAATTATCAGATAATGTTCCTGCTGCTCACCAAGAATGCGATAATGGGCCCCAGCCATCATGTAGTTCTTTCAGTGATGCATCTTTGAGAATAGCCTTTGACAATATTAAACAGAAGTACTTGTCTGTATTCAGTTCAAAGCTATCCATGGCTCAACAAGAGTTTACCAAGTCTTACACACAG GTTTGCAATGCAATCAGCGACAGAAAAGATCTAAGTACAGTTTGGTGGTTGGAAGCCCTTCTTCATGCTGAAAAGAACATAGACCTCTCTAGGGATTTGATGAGAAAGATTGAAGAGGCCCTTGTAGGAACTCTAAACAATGGGAAGTCATCGAGAATTGCCTCTCG TTTCCGAAGCATAAGTGGCCTGAAGTATCATATGCAGACTGGTTTGGACCAATTAGCAGCATCTAGGAAGACGTTGCTTGATCGACTTTTAGAAATTGATCAGACAATGGAGAATCCAAAGGAGGAGGATATTCACCGCGTGAGAAACTGTCGAAATTGCAAGGGTTGTGATGATGGTCCTTTGTGTGTTCTCTGTGAACTAGATGAATTGTTTCGG GACTATGAAGCAAGGCTCTTTCGTAGTGAAAAAGTAGGCGGAGGGACAGCTACATGTGCTGAAGAGGCTGTGGCTTTGCAGAAGAAGAACTCTGAACTTAATCGTTTTTATCAGAATTTGTCGCAGCCAAATAAAGAGTCAACATCATCCAATTCTAATAAAGAGTCAAAGAAGAGAGATGCTGGAAAAGTTGTG GTTTCAAAAGCTCCATCTGAATTAGAGGTTGTTCTTGGAGTTATAAGAAATCATTGCAAGGCCCAATTAGGGAGGGACGGTACATCAGAAGCCACAAAGCACCTCCACGCTCTTGAG GGCATGCGCAAAGAGTATCCCCATGCAAGATCCTTGGCAATAGCCCAAGCTCAAATTCTACAAGCTTATGATGAGCTTAACATGGCAACTTCAAGATTGCGCCTAGCAGAAGATGAGGATGATAAAGCTCTTGATGCTTTAAGTGAAGAAGAATTACCTTCAGCTAGCGTCCTATATACTAGCGACAAGTTCACATCCTTAAATTCGTTGTCTGTTGTAAAAGGGAAACTTCGTTATTTAAAG GGTCTGGTACAAGCTAAACAAAAGGTGCCGTTGCAAAGTCCAAATCCTTCCTCGGTAGCTGAAGGGGCAGCCACTATTCCAACATCTACAGAACAGAAAAATGTATGCATACCTACAGGCGATAAAGAAACATGCCCGGTTTGTCAAGATCCATTAACCATTCGGAAGATGGTTTTTCCGTGTGGGCATCTTACATGCTGTAAAT GTTTATTTGCAATTACTGAACGGAATAACAAGGTTCAAGATAAGTGGGTAAAATGCCCAACATGTAGACAACATACTGATGTTGGAAACATTGCTTATGCTGATGATGGACAGAGTGAAACTAGTACTTCTTCTGTGCTTCATACAACCGAAAGTCGTGAAATGTCTGAAGCATCTGTTATGGTACAAGGTTCATATGGAACAAAG ATTGAAGCAGTGACAAGAAGAATACTGTGGATAAAGTCTACAGATCCAGAGGCTAAAGTTCTTGTTTTCTCAAGCTGGCATGATGTGCTCGATGTATTGGAGCATGCCTTCGCTGCTAATGACATTACGCATGTTCGGATGAAAGGAGGAAG GAAATCACAAGTTGCCATTAGCGAATTTAAAGGCGAAAAGATAGGTGCAAAAGGAAATCACAAGATACGTGGACAGAAAGAGCAAAGATCTTTCCAAGTGTTACTGCTCCTGATTCAACATGGAGCTAACGGCCTCAATCTTCTGGAAGCGAAGCATGTTATTCTTGTCGAGCCGCTTCTCAATCCAGCAGTAGAAGCACAGGCGATCAGTCGGGTCCACCGAATCGGACAGAAAAGCAAAACCATAGCTCATCGTTTCATA
- the LOC126591053 gene encoding uncharacterized protein LOC126591053 gives MKGGRKNLKRAVEQQSFTLEDGHSVMQVLSLRGSNLIEVMDAKGEKSLALFPAKFSKSMWIKRGSYVVVDASGKEKVLESGSKVACIVSQVLFYEQVRVLKKSPDWPELFKSEVSDGCDGSLQGDTSQKEDNELDDSSDDDGLPPLEANTNRNKPADWKSDTESDSDST, from the exons AtgaaaggaggaaggaagaatcTGAAGAGGGCGGTGGAGCAACAGAGCTTTACGCTCGAAGATGGTCACTCTGTAATGCAAGTGCTTTCTCTCCGCGGCTCCAATCTCATCGAG GTAATGGATGCAAAGGGAGAGAAATCTTTGGCGCTGTTTCCGGCTAAGTTTTCAAAGAGCATGTGGATTAAACGAG GGAGTTATGTTGTGGTTGATGCAAGTGGGAAGGAGAAGGTTCTTGAATCTGGCAGCAAGGTGGCATGCATTGTTTCGCAAGTTCTATTTTACGAACAAGTACGAGTGCTGAAGAAATCGCCAGACTG GCCAGAACTCTTCAAATCCGAAGTTTCAGACGGATGCGATGGAAGTTTGCAGGGAGACACCTCCCAAAAAGAAGACAATGAGCTCGACGACTCGAGCGATGATGATGGACTTCCTCCACTAGAGGCCAATACAAACAGGAATAAACCAGCTGACTGGAAATCGGATACAGAATCGGATTCCGATTCAACATAA